The DNA segment TTTTTGATTTAAAGCCGGATACGGAATACCAGGTAAAGGTATCCATGGCTTCCGGCAGTGAAGAGACGGTTTCCTTCCGCACGAAGACGGAAACCTGCTGTGTAAACGTAAAAGATTTCGGAGCCGCAGGCGACGGCGTCCATGAGGACACCGCGGCGATCCAGACGGCCATCAACATGCTCCCGGAAGGCGGACGGCTGTATTTCCCGGAGGGGACGTACCGGACGCTTCCGCTGACTTTAAAGAGCCATACGACTCTTGATCTTTCGGAAAACGCCGTGCTTCAGGCCATTCCCGACAGGGATCGGTACCCGATTATCCCGGCCTTTACGGTGGATCCGGTGACGGAAAAAGAAGTTCCATTTGCCGGCTTTGAGGGGCTTGAGATTCCCTGCTACCAGTCATTCCTTCACGCCTCCTACGCGGAGGACATTGCCGTTGTGGGAAAAGGAACCATCAACGGCGGCGGAAAGGAAGGCGGCTGGTGGGTGGACTTTAAGAGTTTCCCGGCAGCCAGGGGCCGCATGGTTTTCGTGAACCGCTGCAAGGACGTGACGCTTCATGGGATCACCATCGAGAACAGCCCGTCCTGGAACCTGCATCCGTATTTTTCCGAGAACTTTTCCGTGTATGGCTGCACGGTGCGCGCGCCGAAGGACAGCCCCAACACGGATGCCATTGACCCGGAAAGCTGTGACGGCGTCAACATCATCGGCTGCCTGCTGACGGTGGGAGACGACTGCATCGCCGTCAAGTCCGGAAAAATCGACATGGCAAAGAAATATAAAACTCCGGCCGATCACCATGTGATCCGCAACTGCCTGATGCAGTTCGGCCACGGCGCCGTGACGTTGGGAAGCGAGCTGGCTGCCGGGATCCGGAACCTGAGCGTGACCCAGTGCTACTTTGAAGGCACCGACCGCGGACTTCGTATCAAGAGCCGCCGCGGAAGAGGAAAGGACAGCGTGATTACCAACGTGCTGTTTGACAACATCCGCATGGATGGGGTGCTGACGCCTCTCGTGGTAAACATGTGGTACAACTGCGTGGATCCCGACCGCTACACCGAATACGTTTGGTCGAGGGAAAAGCTTCCGGTGGATGACAGGACGCCGTCCATGGGTTCCCTGGCCTTTAAGAACATGGAATGCACCAACGCGGAGGTGGCTGCCTGCTACATCGACGGACTTCCGGAAAGCCCCGTGGAGGCTGTGACGCTTGAGAATATCCATATTTCCTTTGCAGAGGACGCAAAGCCTGGAAAGCCGTCCATGAAAAATTTCGCAGAGGACTGCTGCAAAATGGGTCTGTACCTCGATAACGTAAAGCAGATCCGCATCAAAAACGTAACTTTAGACGGCGTCGTGGGAGAGAAGCTCATTGTCGATCACTGCGACAGCCTGGAAACGGAAGGTTTCGATGGGGAGTAAGAATGGATTATAAGAAGATTGATTCCTATGTACTGCGCCTGATCGAAGAGTCGACGCCGGAGCGCACCGCGTGGAACCTGGAGAAAATCCGGGACGGGAAGCCGGCCGACTGGAACTACATCGACGGATGCATGATTACGGCCCTTCTTGAGATCGCAGAGATCACCGGCGATAAGCGGTATTTCGATTTCGCAGAGATGTTCATCGACCATTTTGTAAAGGAAGACGGAAGCATCCTGACCTTCAAGCCGGAAAAATACAATCTGGACGATATTAACGAAGGGCGCGTCCTCTTTGAACTTTATAAGAAGACGGGAAAAGAAAAATACAGAAAGGCCGCTGATTTCCTGCGCGGCCAGCTGGAAAAACAGCCGCGGACACCGGAGGGGAATTTCTGGCACAAGGCCATTTATCCCAACCAGGTATGGCTCGACGGGATTTATATGGCACAGCCGTTCCTTTCCATGTACGAGATGAATTTCGGAAGCGGCGACTGTAAGGATACGGTGAGCCAGATTAGAAACGTGCGGGAAAAGATGCGCGATGCGGCTACCGGCCTTTACTATCATGGCTATGATGCCTCGAAAACGATTTTCTGGGCAGATAAGGAGACAGGGCGTTCCAAAAACTTCTGGCTCCGCTCTATCGGATGGTTTTCCGTGGCCCTTGCCGACCTGCTGGAAATTGTCCCGGAGGGAGACGAAAGAGAAGAACTGACGGGAATCTTTAAGGAACTGATGGAGAGCCTCAAAAACTTTTCCGACGAAGAAACCGGCCTCTACTGGCAGGTGGTTGACCAGCCGAAACGGGAGGGCAATTACCTGGAGACAAGCGGCAGCAGCATGATCGCCTATGCCATGCTAAAGGGCAGCCGTCTCGGTGTCCTGGAAAAAGAGTATGCGGCTCTTGGCGCAAAGACCTTCCACGGCATCGCAGACAAGTACCTGTCCTTTACGGACGGAAACTTAAATCTTGGCGGCATCTGCCTGGTAGCAGGTTTAGGCCCTGAAAACAATACCCGCAGGGACGGTTCCTACGAGTATTATATTTCAGAGCCTGTTGTGGAGAACGACGCCAAGGGAGTCGCCCCGTTTATTCTGGCTTATACGGAGATCATGAGGCTTTAGGAAGAGCCCGGATCAGCCTTCCGTCTCCTGCATCATGATTTTCATGCTGTCGGAATCGCTGGCATAGACAGGAGAGGCAGAGGCATAAAAGCTTGGGGAGACCCCGTACTTTTTCTTAAAAAGGCGCGAAAAATAAAGCGGCTCCTTAAAACCGCAGATATGTGCGATTTCAGAGACATTGTTGCCCTGGGAGTTCCTGAGCCAGTCGGCGGCGGAGCGGAGCCGCAGTTCCGTTAAGTATTTATGGGGCGTGACGCCCAGCTCCTTTTTGAACAGCTTGATTAAATAGTCGTAGCTGAAAGGAAGCGTATGGAGATATTCGGCAAGATCGTAGTTGTAATTCGGGTAGTTATGGATAATCTGGGCTTCGATCTGCTGGACAATCTCGTTCTTGACCTGTGAGGGCTGTGAAAGCTCGGCGTAGGTCACGATCAGGTTTCCAAAGGCCTGAAGAAGGGAGGTCCTGGAATCCGGGTCGACGGAATAAAAATAAAAGGCGGAATTGAAGATGGGTTCCATGCTTTTATTCTCGTCCTTTGTGATAAGGAGGGGTTCCCGGTTCGTCAGGGAACAGTCGGACAGATTCAGGTGAATGTTTGTAAAGCCCTCTTCGCTGGCGTTTGTGTGGGCCATCATCGGCGGGATAATGGCGATGTCATCGGCATGGTACGTCATGGTACAGTGATCGAAGATCAGCTGCCCGGTACCGCTGGTACAGTAAATAACCTCCCAGTGGGAATGGGCGTGTCTTGAAACAGCAAGCGTCAGTGCATGCTTTCCGGCGTAAACAATATTATTCATACTTTCTCTCTTCCCTCTGTATTGTTTCGAATAGGGTATAACTTAAATGTAACAAAAAATTTCGATTTTGTCCATATGTTGAATGGACAAATTTGCAGATGCTTCCATTCTGTGCACGGAAATCTGGGAAATTCCCGGCACAGAAGGAGGAAAACAGGAATGTGTAAGGAGGCATAAAGATGTCATACCTGGCTCTGAAAAAAATCAACAAAATTTATCCCAATGGTTTTCACGCCGTCCATGATTTCAACCTGGAAATCGAAAAAGGGGAGTTTATCGTCTTTGTAGGCCCTTCGGGATGCGGAAAATCGACGACGCTGCGGATGATCGCGGGGCTTGAGGATATCTCCAACGGCGACTTCCTGATCAATGACAAGCGGGCCAATGAGATGGGGCCCCGGGAACGCGAGGTAGCCATGGTTTTCCAGAGCTATGCTCTTTATCCTCAGATGACCGTATATGACAACATCGCGTTCGGCTTAACGCTTCAGGGCGTCGACGAGGACGTGATTGACGCGAAGGTCAAAAAGACGGCGCAGATTTTAGGCCTGACCGACTATCTTGACCGTCTGCCGAGAGC comes from the Eubacteriaceae bacterium Marseille-Q4139 genome and includes:
- a CDS encoding AraC family transcriptional regulator, which gives rise to MNNIVYAGKHALTLAVSRHAHSHWEVIYCTSGTGQLIFDHCTMTYHADDIAIIPPMMAHTNASEEGFTNIHLNLSDCSLTNREPLLITKDENKSMEPIFNSAFYFYSVDPDSRTSLLQAFGNLIVTYAELSQPSQVKNEIVQQIEAQIIHNYPNYNYDLAEYLHTLPFSYDYLIKLFKKELGVTPHKYLTELRLRSAADWLRNSQGNNVSEIAHICGFKEPLYFSRLFKKKYGVSPSFYASASPVYASDSDSMKIMMQETEG
- a CDS encoding glycoside hydrolase family 28 protein; the encoded protein is MNLLYLGSTSVCLELENHNPYYSAEEYGVSLDGAKLYSANTNVFSVFDLKPDTEYQVKVSMASGSEETVSFRTKTETCCVNVKDFGAAGDGVHEDTAAIQTAINMLPEGGRLYFPEGTYRTLPLTLKSHTTLDLSENAVLQAIPDRDRYPIIPAFTVDPVTEKEVPFAGFEGLEIPCYQSFLHASYAEDIAVVGKGTINGGGKEGGWWVDFKSFPAARGRMVFVNRCKDVTLHGITIENSPSWNLHPYFSENFSVYGCTVRAPKDSPNTDAIDPESCDGVNIIGCLLTVGDDCIAVKSGKIDMAKKYKTPADHHVIRNCLMQFGHGAVTLGSELAAGIRNLSVTQCYFEGTDRGLRIKSRRGRGKDSVITNVLFDNIRMDGVLTPLVVNMWYNCVDPDRYTEYVWSREKLPVDDRTPSMGSLAFKNMECTNAEVAACYIDGLPESPVEAVTLENIHISFAEDAKPGKPSMKNFAEDCCKMGLYLDNVKQIRIKNVTLDGVVGEKLIVDHCDSLETEGFDGE
- a CDS encoding glycoside hydrolase family 88 protein, which encodes MDYKKIDSYVLRLIEESTPERTAWNLEKIRDGKPADWNYIDGCMITALLEIAEITGDKRYFDFAEMFIDHFVKEDGSILTFKPEKYNLDDINEGRVLFELYKKTGKEKYRKAADFLRGQLEKQPRTPEGNFWHKAIYPNQVWLDGIYMAQPFLSMYEMNFGSGDCKDTVSQIRNVREKMRDAATGLYYHGYDASKTIFWADKETGRSKNFWLRSIGWFSVALADLLEIVPEGDEREELTGIFKELMESLKNFSDEETGLYWQVVDQPKREGNYLETSGSSMIAYAMLKGSRLGVLEKEYAALGAKTFHGIADKYLSFTDGNLNLGGICLVAGLGPENNTRRDGSYEYYISEPVVENDAKGVAPFILAYTEIMRL